A single Streptomyces sp. 2114.4 DNA region contains:
- the rho gene encoding transcription termination factor Rho produces the protein MSDTTDLMGARTDGSATEPAADAPAAPATARRRRSGTGLDGMVLAELQQVASGLGIKGTARMRKSQLIEVIKEKQASGSGSAAKAEAPADTETKPKRRTTSKARTGEDSAEQTAGKAAKGGKAADKSGAQQQIDIPGQPVSDEQPAGERRRRRATAAAGSPEGASGDVKTETRVETKTEVKADAKADTATAPQESGEGRTGKGGERQDRGDRQDRGQKGDRGDRGQRQRDRGDRRKGDAGDGGGQGGQGGQRQRDRRTDDDDDFEGGRRGRRGRYRDRRGRRGGREDFGNEPQVSEDDVLIPVAGILDILDNYAFIRTSGYLPGPNDVYVSLAQVRKNGLRKGDHVTGAVRQPKDGERREKFNALVRLDTVNSVAPEQGRGRPEFGKLTPLYPQERLRLEGESGGLTTRIIDLVTPIGKGQRGLIVAPPKTGKTMIMQAVANSITRNNPECHLMVVLVDERPEEVTDMQRSVKGEVISSTFDRPAEDHTTVAELAIERAKRLVELGHDVVVLLDSITRLGRAYNLAAPASGRILSGGVDSTALYPPKRFFGAARNIEDGGSLTILATALVETGSRMDEVIFEEFKGTGNLELKLDRKLSDKRIFPAVDVDASSTRKEEILMGSDELAVVWKLRRVLHALDQQQAIELLLDKMKQTKSNAEFLLQIQKTTPTAGNGND, from the coding sequence GTGAGCGACACCACCGATCTGATGGGCGCGCGCACCGATGGCAGTGCCACCGAGCCCGCCGCGGACGCTCCCGCCGCTCCTGCTACCGCACGGCGCCGCCGTTCCGGCACCGGCCTTGACGGCATGGTCCTGGCGGAGCTGCAGCAGGTCGCCTCCGGCCTCGGTATCAAGGGCACCGCGCGGATGCGCAAGAGCCAGCTGATCGAGGTCATCAAGGAGAAGCAGGCCTCCGGCTCGGGCTCCGCGGCCAAGGCCGAGGCGCCCGCAGACACCGAGACCAAGCCCAAGCGCCGTACGACCTCCAAGGCCCGTACCGGCGAGGACAGCGCGGAGCAGACCGCGGGCAAGGCCGCCAAGGGCGGCAAGGCCGCGGACAAGTCCGGCGCCCAGCAGCAGATCGACATCCCCGGCCAGCCCGTCAGCGACGAGCAGCCCGCCGGCGAGCGCCGCCGGCGCCGCGCCACCGCCGCCGCGGGCAGCCCCGAGGGCGCCTCGGGCGACGTCAAGACCGAGACCAGGGTCGAGACGAAGACCGAGGTCAAGGCGGACGCCAAGGCCGACACCGCGACCGCCCCGCAGGAGTCCGGCGAGGGCCGGACGGGCAAGGGCGGCGAGCGTCAGGACCGCGGCGACCGCCAGGACCGCGGCCAGAAGGGCGACCGCGGCGACCGCGGCCAGCGCCAGCGCGACCGCGGTGACCGCCGCAAGGGCGACGCCGGTGACGGCGGCGGTCAGGGCGGTCAGGGTGGCCAGCGCCAGCGCGACCGCCGTACCGATGACGACGACGACTTCGAGGGCGGCCGCCGGGGCCGTCGCGGCCGCTACCGCGACCGCCGGGGCCGCCGCGGGGGCCGCGAGGACTTCGGCAACGAGCCGCAGGTCTCCGAGGACGACGTCCTGATCCCCGTCGCGGGCATCCTCGACATCCTCGACAACTACGCGTTCATCCGGACCTCCGGCTACCTGCCCGGTCCGAACGACGTGTACGTCTCGCTCGCCCAGGTCCGCAAGAACGGCCTGCGCAAGGGCGACCACGTCACCGGCGCGGTCCGCCAGCCCAAGGACGGCGAGCGGCGCGAGAAGTTCAACGCGCTGGTGCGGCTCGACACGGTCAACAGCGTGGCGCCCGAACAGGGCCGCGGACGGCCGGAGTTCGGGAAGCTGACGCCTCTTTACCCGCAGGAGCGGCTGCGCCTGGAGGGTGAGTCGGGCGGTCTGACGACCCGGATCATCGACCTGGTCACGCCGATCGGCAAGGGCCAGCGTGGTCTGATCGTGGCCCCGCCGAAGACCGGCAAGACCATGATCATGCAGGCGGTCGCCAACTCGATCACCCGCAACAACCCCGAGTGCCACCTGATGGTCGTCCTGGTCGACGAGCGTCCGGAAGAGGTCACCGACATGCAGCGCTCGGTGAAGGGCGAGGTCATCTCCTCGACCTTCGACCGGCCTGCCGAGGACCACACCACCGTCGCCGAGCTGGCCATCGAGCGCGCCAAGCGCCTCGTCGAGCTGGGGCACGACGTGGTCGTCCTGCTGGACTCGATCACCCGTCTGGGCCGTGCCTACAACCTCGCCGCCCCGGCCTCCGGCCGCATCCTGTCCGGTGGTGTCGACTCGACCGCGCTCTACCCGCCGAAGCGCTTCTTCGGCGCCGCACGCAACATCGAGGACGGCGGTTCGCTGACCATCCTGGCCACCGCGCTGGTCGAGACCGGCTCGCGGATGGACGAGGTGATCTTCGAGGAGTTCAAGGGCACCGGCAACCTGGAGCTCAAGCTCGACCGCAAGCTCTCGGACAAGCGCATCTTCCCGGCGGTGGACGTCGACGCGTCCAGCACCCGTAAGGAAGAGATCCTCATGGGCAGCGATGAGCTCGCCGTCGTGTGGAAGCTGCGCCGGGTGCTGCACGCCCTGGACCAGCAGCAGGCCATCGAGCTGCTGCTGGACAAGATGAAGCAGACGAAGTCCAACGCGGAGTTCCTGCTGCAGATCCAGAAGACGACGCCGACCGCGGGCAACGGCAACGACTGA
- a CDS encoding LCP family protein — protein sequence MADSSGTAQTAESRARGIRATGRRRKGPTRRRRAVTITLCTLTSVVLLGGAGLGYVYFKLNGNLKGVDINAALGHDRPKNVDDGSMDILVMGSDSRAGKNGEYGKDEGGARSDTAMIVHVYKGRKKAGVVSIPRDTMIKRPDCTTKDGKDAPGAQRAMFNTAFEVGGPACSVKTVESISGVRMDHFVEVDFTGFKKLIDALGGVDVTTKKPIDDNNSHLHLPAGKHTLNGEQSLGLVRTRHGVPGGDGSDLGRIQLQQTFIKALMNQVKNVGVLTNPTKLYDIADTATKAVTTDTDLNSVSELTGLAKSLGNIGSDHIDMVTMPVTYDPANPSRVVPLTKKSEQVWDALRQDKDIPKSAIKGSAGDQGGTDKYVK from the coding sequence ATGGCGGACAGCAGCGGGACCGCGCAGACGGCCGAAAGTCGTGCCCGCGGCATACGTGCCACGGGCCGCCGGCGCAAGGGCCCGACCCGACGCCGCCGAGCAGTGACCATCACCCTGTGCACGCTGACCAGCGTCGTACTGCTGGGTGGGGCCGGACTCGGCTACGTCTACTTCAAGCTCAACGGCAATCTGAAGGGCGTCGACATCAACGCCGCCCTCGGACACGACCGGCCGAAGAACGTCGACGACGGCTCGATGGACATCCTCGTCATGGGCTCCGACTCCCGCGCCGGCAAGAACGGGGAGTACGGCAAGGACGAGGGCGGCGCCCGCTCCGACACGGCGATGATCGTGCACGTGTACAAGGGCCGTAAGAAGGCCGGCGTGGTCAGCATCCCCCGGGACACCATGATCAAGCGCCCCGACTGCACCACCAAGGACGGCAAGGACGCCCCCGGCGCGCAGCGGGCGATGTTCAACACCGCGTTCGAGGTCGGCGGGCCGGCCTGCTCCGTCAAGACCGTGGAGTCGATCAGCGGGGTCCGGATGGACCACTTCGTCGAGGTCGACTTCACCGGCTTCAAGAAGCTCATCGACGCGCTCGGCGGGGTGGACGTCACCACCAAGAAGCCGATCGACGACAACAACAGCCATCTGCACCTGCCGGCCGGCAAGCACACCCTCAACGGCGAGCAGTCGCTCGGCCTGGTCCGCACCCGGCACGGGGTGCCCGGCGGCGACGGCAGCGACCTGGGCCGCATCCAGCTGCAGCAGACGTTCATCAAGGCCCTGATGAACCAGGTCAAGAACGTCGGGGTGCTCACCAACCCCACCAAGCTCTACGACATCGCCGACACGGCCACCAAGGCCGTCACCACCGACACCGACCTCAACTCGGTCAGCGAACTGACCGGCCTGGCCAAGAGCCTGGGCAACATCGGGTCGGACCACATCGACATGGTGACGATGCCGGTGACGTACGACCCCGCCAACCCCTCCCGCGTGGTGCCGCTGACGAAGAAGAGCGAGCAGGTCTGGGACGCGCTGCGCCAGGACAAGGACATCCCCAAGTCCGCGATCAAGGGCTCGGCCGGTGACCAGGGCGGCACGGACAAGTACGTGAAGTAG
- the rpmE gene encoding 50S ribosomal protein L31, whose amino-acid sequence MKRDIHPEYVETQVSCTCGASFTTRSTVAGGTIRADICSECHPFYTGKQKIMDTGGRVARFEARFGKGAAAAKK is encoded by the coding sequence TTGAAGCGCGACATCCACCCGGAGTACGTCGAGACCCAGGTCAGCTGCACCTGTGGCGCGTCCTTCACCACCCGTAGCACGGTCGCCGGCGGCACCATCCGCGCCGACATCTGCTCCGAGTGCCACCCGTTCTACACGGGCAAGCAGAAGATCATGGACACGGGCGGCCGCGTGGCCCGCTTCGAGGCCCGCTTCGGCAAGGGCGCTGCAGCCGCCAAGAAGTAG